From the genome of Effusibacillus lacus, one region includes:
- a CDS encoding DEAD/DEAH box helicase gives MTEPFQSLTTMKPFLQEAWRKNSFADLTAIQQHAIPLILQGKDIIAESPTGTGKTLAYLLPLLERTNPEQKDVQAVILAPTRELVMQIHHEIQKYSAGSGITGAAFIGGADLKRQIEKLKNKPQIIAGTPGRILELTKAKKLKMHEVKTIVVDEVDQMIKLELMNTIKAVVKTTLKSRQILFFSATIPERVEKEGRDMMKDPVVIRIAKEDLPESQVEHFYFVCERRDKIDLLRRIVKLHSPKAIAFVNNSGSLNEMAAKLEYKGVSLEVLHGELGKTQRETVIKNFRTGKIPLLLATDIAARGLDIPEITHVIQFDLPETVDQYIHRSGRTGRMGKAGTVISLITQYEEQRLQRFSKELGIPIEKKTLFMDMIVDKKPSRPSPRSAAPAKRGKTSKGRYDR, from the coding sequence ATGACGGAACCATTTCAATCATTGACAACGATGAAACCTTTTTTGCAGGAGGCTTGGCGAAAGAACAGCTTTGCAGACCTCACTGCGATTCAGCAGCATGCGATACCCTTGATCTTGCAGGGCAAAGACATAATAGCGGAATCACCAACAGGAACAGGGAAGACACTTGCATACTTGTTGCCGCTGCTTGAACGAACCAATCCGGAACAGAAGGATGTACAGGCTGTCATTCTGGCTCCTACCCGTGAACTTGTCATGCAGATTCATCACGAGATCCAGAAGTACTCAGCAGGAAGCGGTATCACTGGGGCCGCTTTTATTGGCGGTGCCGATCTGAAGCGACAGATCGAAAAATTAAAAAACAAGCCCCAGATAATCGCAGGAACTCCAGGCCGGATTCTGGAATTGACAAAGGCCAAAAAACTCAAAATGCACGAAGTAAAAACAATTGTAGTGGATGAAGTTGACCAGATGATCAAGCTGGAACTCATGAACACCATTAAAGCAGTGGTGAAAACAACACTTAAATCCCGACAGATCCTCTTCTTCTCGGCCACCATTCCGGAAAGGGTTGAGAAAGAAGGCCGGGACATGATGAAAGATCCGGTCGTGATTCGGATTGCCAAAGAGGATCTGCCTGAGTCTCAAGTGGAGCATTTCTACTTTGTATGTGAGCGGAGAGATAAGATCGATCTCCTGCGCCGGATCGTGAAATTGCACTCCCCGAAAGCCATTGCATTTGTCAACAATTCCGGCAGCCTGAATGAGATGGCCGCAAAACTGGAATATAAGGGGGTTTCGCTGGAAGTTCTGCACGGGGAGTTGGGAAAAACGCAGCGGGAGACCGTAATCAAGAATTTCCGGACGGGTAAAATCCCGTTACTTTTGGCTACGGACATTGCGGCCAGGGGATTGGACATTCCGGAGATTACCCATGTCATCCAATTTGATTTGCCTGAGACGGTCGATCAATATATTCACCGATCGGGCCGAACGGGCAGAATGGGGAAGGCAGGGACAGTCATTTCTCTTATTACGCAATATGAGGAACAGAGGCTCCAAAGATTCAGCAAGGAACTGGGAATTCCCATCGAGAAGAAGACTCTGTTCATGGACATGATAGTTGACAAGAAGCCGTCACGCCCAAGTCCCAGGTCAGCGGCACCAGCAAAACGTGGAAAGACAAGCAAAGGACGGTATGATCGGTAG
- a CDS encoding glycosyl transferase, with protein sequence MYPSQVSLRHLERLTDDTGLLEHCFGKIPRRQEGYATDDNARALWACVEWLSLIESANELQTDAVKLLGLIDRYLSFLLWVQQEDGSFHNNIRYDRTPEPETASDDCLGRCLWACALTCVKLKEPDRLIVAQEMFLKGIQAARSMKFPRGWAFVLAACSILLMHSQHRSSRTDDPFWQYVNLVLPNYVSLFEMKLARLYQQQAGDGWHWFESAMTYGNGVMPWSLLVAYQVTNRQDTLFIAKESLDFLIEKMTCQQGMIRPIGNRGWCTRHHRSDWDQQPLDVMKLALASAQAYLVLKDSRYKEITDKCRAWFYGDNDLHLQLVDREDGSCCDGLNENGVNLNQGAESTLSYLLTESICKKIGLEEYCYVSCNEVG encoded by the coding sequence TTGTATCCGTCACAGGTTAGTTTGCGTCATTTGGAACGGTTGACGGACGATACGGGACTTCTGGAGCATTGCTTCGGGAAGATTCCCCGCCGGCAGGAGGGGTATGCTACCGATGACAATGCGCGGGCACTTTGGGCGTGTGTGGAATGGTTGTCTCTGATTGAATCGGCAAACGAACTTCAAACAGATGCGGTCAAGTTGCTGGGGCTGATTGACCGCTATCTTTCCTTCTTGCTCTGGGTCCAGCAGGAAGACGGTTCGTTCCACAACAATATCCGATATGACCGGACTCCGGAGCCGGAGACAGCATCCGATGACTGTCTCGGACGATGCCTCTGGGCCTGTGCGCTAACATGTGTCAAATTGAAGGAGCCTGACAGGCTGATTGTGGCTCAGGAAATGTTCCTCAAAGGAATCCAGGCAGCCCGTTCCATGAAATTCCCGCGAGGCTGGGCATTTGTCCTGGCAGCCTGCAGCATCCTGTTGATGCATAGCCAGCATCGTTCTTCCCGGACAGATGATCCATTCTGGCAATATGTCAACCTGGTGTTGCCGAATTATGTCAGCCTGTTTGAAATGAAACTGGCAAGACTTTATCAACAACAAGCAGGAGACGGTTGGCACTGGTTTGAGTCGGCTATGACATACGGAAACGGCGTGATGCCCTGGTCGTTGTTAGTTGCCTACCAGGTTACGAACCGGCAGGATACGCTTTTCATAGCAAAAGAAAGCCTAGACTTTCTAATCGAAAAAATGACCTGCCAGCAAGGAATGATCCGCCCGATAGGCAATCGCGGCTGGTGTACGCGTCACCACAGAAGCGACTGGGATCAGCAGCCGCTTGATGTGATGAAGTTGGCTCTTGCATCGGCTCAGGCCTATCTTGTGCTGAAGGATTCCAGGTATAAGGAGATTACGGACAAGTGTCGGGCCTGGTTTTATGGGGATAATGACCTGCATCTTCAACTCGTTGACAGAGAGGACGGCAGTTGTTGTGACGGTTTAAACGAGAACGGCGTGAACCTGAATCAGGGTGCAGAATCGACTCTGTCTTATTTGCTGACGGAATCCATTTGCAAAAAGATTGGACTGGAGGAGTATTGTTATGTCAGCTGTAATGAAGTTGGCTGA
- the manA gene encoding mannose-6-phosphate isomerase, class I: IPSDKTGEAWVISDHPNGRSIIANGFYQGETLQFLSSEHPEWFSKHRLERFPILVKLLDAEDDLSVQVHPDDEFAAVHENGEMGKTECWYIVHAEPDAEIVYGHRAETREELAEIIESGRWEDLLDRVPVRTGDFFYIPSGTIHALGRGIVVLETQQSSDATYRAYDYDRVDELGRKRELHIDKVLKVTTVPFAKPQIFLKVLKFGQLQATRYLEGPYFSVEKWDLQGTFETTSKESFLLLSVLSGSGRLDWMDGDMTLTKGDHLLLPRTLGRYKLSGNLEAIVSYLPHDGMAA; encoded by the coding sequence ATTCCCAGTGACAAGACTGGTGAAGCTTGGGTGATATCGGACCACCCCAATGGCCGGAGTATCATTGCAAACGGCTTTTATCAAGGGGAGACCCTACAGTTTCTTTCAAGCGAACATCCGGAATGGTTTTCCAAACACCGACTGGAACGGTTCCCGATTCTGGTGAAACTGTTGGACGCGGAAGACGATTTGTCAGTGCAGGTGCATCCGGATGATGAATTTGCCGCTGTCCACGAGAATGGGGAAATGGGAAAGACTGAGTGCTGGTATATTGTCCACGCGGAACCTGATGCGGAAATCGTTTATGGTCACAGGGCCGAAACCAGGGAAGAATTGGCTGAAATCATTGAGAGCGGCAGATGGGAGGATTTGTTAGACAGAGTTCCGGTCCGGACCGGCGACTTCTTCTATATTCCAAGCGGCACCATTCACGCCCTTGGACGGGGGATTGTCGTTCTCGAGACGCAACAAAGCTCCGATGCCACATACCGGGCTTACGACTATGATCGGGTCGATGAGTTGGGCCGCAAAAGGGAACTGCATATTGACAAAGTCCTGAAGGTAACTACAGTTCCGTTTGCCAAACCGCAGATCTTTCTTAAAGTTTTAAAGTTCGGACAATTGCAGGCAACCCGTTATCTTGAGGGCCCCTATTTTTCAGTTGAAAAATGGGATCTTCAGGGCACTTTTGAAACGACATCGAAGGAAAGTTTCCTGCTTCTTTCGGTTCTTTCCGGGTCCGGAAGACTGGATTGGATGGACGGAGACATGACGTTGACAAAAGGGGACCATCTGTTGTTGCCAAGAACCCTGGGCAGATACAAATTATCCGGAAACCTCGAAGCCATTGTCTCTTATCTGCCGCATGACGGAATGGCAGCGTAA
- a CDS encoding nucleotidyltransferase family protein, whose product MKALLLAGGLGTRLRPLTENLPKPMAPVGNRPWLEHVLLHLKRQGIDEFVIAVKHYPEIIKERLGDGRRLGVQIEYSVERSLLGTAGAIKNAESLLSDRFLVVNADIVHNMSILPLLEFHLQHKGLVTIGLTEVEDPSQYGVVQQDSTGEILCFIEKPKRNEAPSRRVNAGIYVMDKEALQWIPKNKEVSIEKETFPLLIEHRAVYGTKVDGYWMDMGTNERYRKVHWDLLDRKFPLPLNEIEQDTGIWVGEDTQIGSGVLFLPPVLIGDEVHIGDRSVIGPYAVIGDRCVIGKHVRCSETIMWDGCKVHDAAQLNNCIFGYDLELEARHILYQAVMNRMTGVVQG is encoded by the coding sequence ATGAAAGCTTTGTTATTGGCCGGTGGTCTTGGTACGCGGTTAAGACCCTTGACCGAAAACTTGCCGAAGCCGATGGCACCAGTCGGAAACCGCCCATGGCTGGAACATGTTCTGCTGCATTTGAAACGGCAGGGAATCGATGAGTTTGTGATTGCAGTCAAACATTACCCGGAGATCATCAAGGAACGCCTGGGAGACGGAAGGCGTTTGGGCGTTCAGATTGAATATTCAGTGGAAAGGTCACTTCTGGGTACAGCCGGTGCGATTAAGAATGCGGAATCATTGCTGTCAGACCGATTTCTCGTGGTCAATGCCGACATTGTCCATAACATGTCAATTCTCCCCCTTCTCGAGTTTCACTTACAGCACAAAGGTCTTGTGACCATTGGGTTGACTGAGGTGGAAGATCCTTCTCAATACGGCGTGGTTCAGCAGGACTCCACGGGAGAAATTTTGTGTTTTATCGAGAAGCCAAAGCGTAATGAGGCGCCGTCCAGGCGAGTCAATGCAGGTATCTACGTGATGGATAAAGAGGCGCTTCAATGGATTCCCAAAAATAAAGAGGTGTCAATCGAGAAAGAGACATTCCCGCTGCTGATCGAACACAGGGCAGTTTATGGCACAAAAGTCGACGGCTACTGGATGGATATGGGAACCAATGAACGCTATCGAAAAGTGCATTGGGATTTGTTGGATCGGAAATTCCCGCTGCCCTTGAATGAAATAGAGCAGGATACTGGGATATGGGTTGGAGAAGACACCCAAATCGGGTCAGGCGTGCTGTTTCTTCCCCCGGTTCTGATCGGTGATGAGGTACATATTGGGGATCGAAGTGTGATCGGCCCCTATGCGGTGATTGGTGACCGATGCGTAATCGGCAAGCATGTTCGTTGTTCGGAAACCATCATGTGGGATGGATGCAAAGTGCATGACGCCGCTCAACTGAACAATTGCATTTTCGGCTACGATTTGGAACTGGAAGCACGACACATCTTATACCAGGCAGTGATGAATCGAATGACGGGAGTGGTTCAGGGATGA
- a CDS encoding ATP-binding protein, with amino-acid sequence MKERNLYTYVLSLVAIYAVWETIIDFEISNWFFYLLLIGLVIVWDLFPVKLPSGIEYEAGSIGCLLILFQFGLSACMLSCIIGLLFAFWKNAKSFKKIKWFRYTVSIGMYYLSFLLAYKVMGYTAYLNPYIQAFAIASVFELANHILMAGVKKTVTGSVTTGEFFGPLKTLLIPVIMYTIILPRLMRHQEIQEWLDEISFLAIASITIIYFSSAFTKELTKRREAQEALYLAQQELEDTLRHQQGMTFKFKEADEKFIHTLYDGELMYRLGFVPEKVIGKELSNFVPIDMALKTESYYRRAWNGEENVIYEGELNGIIYLASLRPIKRNGKVVEVIGSCVDITERKQAEDLLLKSEKLAVAGQLAAGIAHEVRNPLTTIRGIIQLMQSGRMKEQYFDLIVSEIDRMNQIIRDFLSLAKPYSTSFKRTNLHSFLEDTVLLFTAEKIMRNVQIERDFSIDNPWILCEEAQLKQVFINIIKNAFEAMPNGGNLTISTHVSEPNLAVIRFSDSGLGIPEDRLDKLGEPFYSTKEKGTGLGLMVSYRIVEQHNGTIRIQSKLNVGTTVEVVLPLVK; translated from the coding sequence ATGAAGGAAAGAAATTTGTATACATACGTTCTAAGTCTTGTAGCCATATATGCTGTCTGGGAGACGATCATTGATTTCGAGATTAGCAACTGGTTTTTTTATCTGCTGCTCATAGGGCTGGTCATTGTTTGGGATCTGTTTCCTGTCAAATTGCCCAGCGGAATTGAGTATGAGGCTGGTTCCATTGGTTGCTTGTTGATACTGTTTCAATTTGGTCTTTCTGCATGCATGTTGTCATGTATTATCGGCCTATTGTTTGCTTTTTGGAAGAATGCAAAGTCTTTCAAAAAAATTAAATGGTTTCGCTATACGGTCAGCATTGGCATGTATTATCTTTCATTCCTGCTTGCTTACAAAGTGATGGGGTATACGGCTTACCTCAATCCTTACATCCAGGCGTTTGCGATTGCGTCTGTTTTTGAACTTGCTAATCACATACTGATGGCCGGTGTGAAAAAAACGGTTACGGGAAGTGTTACAACCGGTGAATTTTTCGGACCTCTAAAGACCCTGCTTATTCCCGTAATCATGTACACCATTATTCTCCCCCGTTTAATGAGGCATCAGGAGATTCAGGAATGGCTGGATGAAATTTCTTTTTTGGCAATCGCATCCATTACGATCATTTACTTTTCTTCCGCATTTACCAAAGAACTCACAAAGCGCAGAGAGGCTCAAGAAGCCCTGTATCTTGCGCAACAGGAACTGGAGGATACACTCCGCCATCAACAGGGAATGACCTTCAAATTCAAGGAGGCGGATGAAAAATTCATTCATACGCTGTATGACGGGGAATTGATGTACAGGCTCGGGTTTGTCCCGGAAAAAGTGATTGGAAAGGAGTTGTCAAATTTTGTTCCAATAGACATGGCTTTAAAGACCGAAAGTTATTACCGCCGTGCATGGAACGGAGAAGAGAACGTGATCTACGAAGGGGAACTGAACGGGATCATCTATCTGGCTTCTTTGCGCCCAATTAAGCGAAACGGGAAAGTGGTGGAGGTAATCGGGTCCTGCGTGGACATAACCGAGCGGAAACAAGCTGAAGATCTTCTGCTCAAATCAGAAAAGCTGGCCGTCGCGGGTCAATTGGCTGCCGGAATCGCCCATGAAGTGCGCAATCCCCTGACAACGATCAGGGGGATTATACAATTGATGCAATCCGGTCGGATGAAAGAACAGTATTTTGACTTGATAGTTTCAGAAATCGATCGAATGAACCAGATCATTAGGGACTTTTTATCTTTGGCCAAACCCTATTCCACCTCTTTTAAGAGGACGAACCTCCATTCCTTTCTGGAAGATACGGTTCTATTGTTTACGGCTGAAAAAATCATGAGAAATGTGCAGATCGAACGGGATTTCTCGATCGACAACCCTTGGATTCTTTGTGAGGAAGCACAGTTGAAACAGGTATTTATTAACATTATAAAGAACGCGTTCGAAGCGATGCCCAATGGTGGAAATCTGACTATCAGCACGCATGTTTCGGAACCGAATCTTGCGGTCATCCGGTTCTCCGACTCCGGACTTGGAATCCCGGAGGACAGGCTTGACAAGTTGGGCGAGCCCTTTTACAGCACGAAGGAAAAGGGGACAGGTCTGGGTTTGATGGTCAGTTACCGGATTGTTGAGCAGCATAACGGCACAATCAGAATTCAAAGCAAACTCAACGTCGGGACTACTGTGGAAGTGGTTTTGCCGCTGGTTAAATAA
- the pdaA gene encoding delta-lactam-biosynthetic de-N-acetylase codes for MKRYSIFSIVLAALLCLLPWTNSVAVPMDVPFHFGFKKSKNGELPSIAQEGFQEILKKHGAIFLGDTTKKELFLTFDNGYENGYTVKILDVLKEKKVPAVFFVTGQYIKDQPELLKRMVDEGHLIGNHSWSHPDMSRIPNDRIKEELDKVKQEVSELTGQKEMHYLRAPRGIFSERTLAYSKEIGYTNVFWSIAYKDWDTKQQKGWQYAYEKVMAQLHPGAVILLHSVSRDNAEALGKIIDDARQKGYEFKRLDQLQAKNY; via the coding sequence ATGAAACGTTATTCGATCTTCTCAATTGTTTTGGCAGCACTGCTCTGTTTGTTACCATGGACGAATTCTGTTGCTGTCCCGATGGATGTTCCATTTCATTTCGGTTTTAAGAAAAGCAAAAATGGTGAACTGCCTTCCATTGCACAAGAGGGATTTCAAGAGATTCTGAAGAAACACGGTGCCATCTTTTTGGGGGATACGACAAAGAAAGAGCTGTTTTTGACTTTTGACAATGGTTATGAGAATGGGTATACCGTTAAAATTCTGGATGTCTTAAAGGAAAAAAAGGTTCCCGCCGTCTTTTTCGTTACGGGGCAATACATCAAAGATCAGCCTGAGTTGCTGAAACGAATGGTGGATGAAGGACATCTGATCGGGAACCACTCGTGGAGCCATCCTGATATGAGCCGTATTCCCAATGACAGGATCAAAGAAGAATTGGACAAAGTCAAGCAGGAAGTTTCAGAGCTTACTGGACAAAAAGAGATGCACTATTTACGCGCGCCAAGAGGCATCTTTAGTGAGCGAACACTGGCCTATAGCAAGGAAATTGGGTATACCAACGTTTTTTGGTCAATCGCTTACAAAGACTGGGATACCAAGCAGCAAAAGGGATGGCAGTATGCATACGAGAAGGTGATGGCACAACTTCATCCGGGTGCGGTGATTCTGCTTCACTCTGTTTCCCGGGACAACGCAGAGGCTTTGGGAAAAATCATTGATGATGCCAGACAGAAGGGGTATGAATTTAAAAGGTTGGATCAACTCCAAGCCAAAAATTATTAA
- a CDS encoding sugar-binding protein: MNHSLKQKIVIALLSGLLFVSLIPTVYYAYKILSLKETAVQNKPQREPDYHFVLIAQDINNPYWKLILQGAEDAARNNNVAIEFLGPVEADMEEHIHLIEKAIASKVDGILTQGLDEAKFQPVIDKAIKRGIPVITVDTDASTSKRLTYIGTNNYMAGYKAGKYMAKATNGKAKIGIITGSFEVSNMIHRIKGFRDAIRDEPGMQIVAVESSNISRVRAVEKTVTLLNGHPEITALFGASALDGMAMAQVVSNRGRNDIYILAFDDLPETTEWMKKGVIAATVVQEPYRMGYDSVGQMINAIRGKQIEPLYYTDTKIFTSTELVGGDLKARGVK, encoded by the coding sequence GTGAATCATTCTCTGAAACAGAAGATTGTGATTGCGCTTCTCAGCGGATTGTTGTTTGTGTCCCTGATTCCAACTGTGTACTATGCTTATAAAATTCTGTCTCTAAAGGAAACTGCCGTTCAAAACAAACCCCAACGGGAACCGGATTATCACTTTGTCCTGATTGCCCAGGATATTAATAACCCTTATTGGAAACTGATTTTGCAAGGTGCGGAGGATGCGGCTCGCAACAACAACGTGGCCATTGAATTTCTAGGCCCTGTCGAAGCCGATATGGAGGAGCATATTCATTTGATCGAAAAAGCGATTGCCAGCAAGGTGGATGGCATTCTGACACAAGGTTTGGATGAAGCCAAGTTCCAACCGGTGATCGATAAAGCGATCAAACGGGGAATCCCGGTGATCACAGTGGATACAGATGCCAGTACGTCCAAGCGCCTCACTTATATCGGAACCAACAATTATATGGCTGGGTATAAAGCCGGGAAATACATGGCAAAAGCCACAAACGGCAAGGCCAAGATCGGAATTATCACCGGCAGCTTCGAAGTCTCTAACATGATTCACCGGATCAAAGGTTTTCGGGATGCAATTCGAGATGAACCCGGTATGCAGATTGTTGCCGTGGAATCATCGAATATCAGCCGGGTCCGTGCCGTTGAAAAGACCGTAACACTTCTGAACGGGCATCCCGAAATTACCGCTTTGTTTGGGGCAAGCGCATTGGACGGAATGGCAATGGCCCAAGTGGTGTCGAATCGGGGCAGAAATGACATTTATATTCTTGCGTTTGACGATCTGCCAGAGACGACCGAATGGATGAAAAAAGGCGTGATTGCGGCGACGGTCGTGCAAGAACCTTACCGGATGGGATATGACAGTGTAGGACAAATGATCAACGCGATCCGGGGCAAACAGATTGAACCATTGTATTACACCGACACCAAAATTTTCACCTCTACCGAACTGGTTGGCGGCGATTTAAAGGCAAGGGGAGTGAAGTAA
- a CDS encoding glycosyltransferase family 4 protein → MMQVAYVSTYVPKKCGLATYTHHLRQSVDHAKVWKGKDPVIALVDEEEQRTVNEDNVWPLLKEHRAAYAKMANKLNYSKVSLVMLQHEFGIFGGEAGSYILDFVRTLKKPLITTFHTIFENPQEPYRSIQEEIAYRSERIIVMNRKAIAYLRNSFDIPEDKIVYIPHGTPVPKPQERDLLRSRMHWTNRKVIMTFGLLSRGKGIEMILEILPEVVRSVPAVLYAIVGQTHPEVKKREGESYRQQLQELIREKKLENHVTFVNRYINEEELIQHIAACDLYVTPYPGMQQITSGTLAYAVGLGRPVLSTPYNYAQDLLGEYQELLIPFDNRSKWLETTTKLLSTPDELKQWERRMERIGKQMRWPLVGSKHALLFARIVELAKERSLEAGGKKVVSVTG, encoded by the coding sequence ATGATGCAGGTGGCATATGTCAGCACCTATGTTCCGAAAAAATGCGGCTTGGCAACCTATACTCACCATCTCAGACAAAGCGTGGATCATGCCAAAGTCTGGAAGGGAAAAGACCCTGTCATAGCGTTGGTTGATGAAGAGGAGCAAAGAACTGTTAACGAAGACAACGTTTGGCCTTTGCTGAAAGAGCATAGGGCCGCCTATGCCAAAATGGCCAACAAATTAAACTACAGCAAGGTTTCCCTGGTCATGCTGCAGCATGAATTTGGGATTTTCGGAGGTGAGGCGGGTTCCTACATCCTGGATTTTGTCCGTACTTTAAAAAAACCGCTCATCACCACTTTTCATACGATTTTTGAGAATCCTCAAGAACCCTACAGATCCATTCAAGAGGAAATCGCTTACAGAAGTGAACGAATCATTGTCATGAACCGTAAGGCCATAGCCTACTTAAGAAATTCGTTTGATATTCCTGAGGACAAAATTGTGTATATCCCTCATGGGACTCCCGTGCCAAAACCTCAAGAGAGGGATCTGTTGCGCAGCAGGATGCATTGGACCAATCGAAAAGTAATCATGACGTTTGGCCTGCTCAGTCGGGGAAAAGGAATTGAAATGATACTGGAGATCTTGCCGGAAGTGGTTCGATCCGTTCCTGCTGTTCTGTACGCGATAGTCGGACAAACCCATCCTGAAGTGAAAAAAAGGGAAGGCGAGTCTTACAGGCAACAACTGCAAGAATTGATTCGTGAGAAAAAACTTGAGAATCATGTTACGTTTGTGAACCGGTATATCAACGAGGAAGAACTGATCCAGCATATTGCTGCTTGCGACCTCTACGTCACCCCCTATCCGGGGATGCAGCAAATCACCAGCGGAACGCTGGCCTATGCTGTAGGCTTGGGACGACCTGTTCTAAGCACACCCTACAACTATGCTCAGGACTTGCTTGGGGAATATCAGGAACTGCTGATCCCGTTCGACAATCGTTCGAAATGGTTGGAAACCACCACAAAGCTTCTGTCCACCCCCGATGAATTGAAACAGTGGGAGAGACGGATGGAACGCATTGGAAAGCAGATGCGATGGCCGTTAGTTGGCAGCAAACACGCCCTATTGTTTGCTCGAATCGTGGAATTGGCCAAAGAAAGATCACTGGAAGCAGGAGGAAAAAAGGTTGTATCCGTCACAGGTTAG
- a CDS encoding MetQ/NlpA family ABC transporter substrate-binding protein: protein MKKIWSLLAVLGLSASLVTGCGGGKTEPAAKPDAKPAEKKELKIGATAGPYSDMVSKAIKPIMEKKGYKIEVVEFGDYIQPNLALANGSLDANLFQHIVYLKKFSADKGLDLSAVISVPTAPMGLYSKKFKSLDEIKEGSTIAIANDPTNLARTLLLLQDAGLIKIKKDVDVSKASEKDIAENPKKLNIKPLEAAQLPRAVDSADLSAVPGNFALAAKMDLLSALKLENMPDDYRNQLVVKTKDLEAQFTKDLKAAIESKEFEQTIDSQFKGFGKPKWMTQK, encoded by the coding sequence ATGAAAAAGATCTGGAGTTTACTTGCTGTACTGGGACTATCAGCCTCTTTAGTGACAGGCTGCGGTGGCGGGAAAACCGAACCAGCCGCCAAACCGGATGCCAAGCCGGCTGAAAAGAAAGAGTTGAAGATTGGTGCTACGGCCGGTCCTTACAGTGACATGGTATCAAAGGCTATCAAGCCTATCATGGAGAAGAAAGGATATAAGATCGAGGTCGTGGAGTTTGGCGATTACATTCAACCGAACCTGGCTCTGGCCAATGGTTCCCTGGATGCCAATCTGTTTCAGCATATTGTCTACCTGAAGAAGTTCTCCGCAGACAAGGGACTGGATCTTTCTGCCGTAATCAGTGTTCCGACGGCTCCGATGGGACTTTATTCGAAGAAGTTCAAATCTCTGGATGAGATCAAAGAGGGAAGCACGATTGCGATCGCCAACGATCCCACAAACCTGGCCAGAACGTTGCTGCTGCTGCAGGATGCCGGCTTGATCAAGATCAAGAAGGATGTCGATGTTTCCAAAGCTTCTGAGAAAGACATCGCAGAGAATCCGAAGAAACTGAACATCAAACCGCTGGAGGCCGCCCAACTGCCCCGTGCAGTCGACAGTGCCGATCTTTCTGCCGTACCGGGGAACTTTGCTCTGGCAGCCAAGATGGATCTCTTGTCAGCATTAAAGTTGGAAAATATGCCTGATGATTACCGGAACCAGCTGGTTGTCAAAACCAAAGACCTGGAGGCCCAATTTACCAAAGACCTCAAGGCAGCCATTGAATCCAAAGAGTTCGAGCAAACCATCGACAGCCAGTTTAAAGGGTTCGGAAAACCGAAATGGATGACCCAGAAGTAA